In Mycobacterium stomatepiae, the following are encoded in one genomic region:
- a CDS encoding FAD-binding oxidoreductase translates to MASYRSIPVTSAVRLAKPTSNLFRARTKRDARGLDTSGLTGVLSVDPETRTADVAGMCTYQDLVAATLPYGLSPLVVPQLKTITLGGAVSGLGIESASFRNGLPHESVLEMDILTGAGELLTTSRDQHCDLFRAFPNSYGTLGYSTRLRIELEPVPPFVALRHIRFHSLPELVAAAERIIDTGGQGGTPVDYLDGVVFGPDESYLCVGRRTTTPGPVSDYTGKKIYYQSMQHDGAGTDGSKDDRLTIHDYFWRWDTDWFWCSRAFGVQNPRLRRWWPRRYQRSSVYSKLVAADRRFGVSDRLETRKGRPARERVVQDVEVPIGQCCEFLEWFLDNVPITPIWLCPLRLRDHEGWPLYPIPADHSYVNIGFWSSVPAVGGPGITNRAIEAKVSELDGHKSLYSDSYYSREEFDQLYGGEAYKTVKKSYDPDSRLLDLYAKAVQRR, encoded by the coding sequence ATGGCGAGTTATCGATCCATCCCCGTGACGTCCGCGGTCCGGCTCGCCAAGCCCACGTCAAACCTGTTCCGCGCCCGCACTAAACGCGATGCGCGCGGCCTGGACACCTCGGGATTGACCGGCGTGCTCAGTGTCGACCCGGAAACCCGCACGGCCGACGTGGCGGGCATGTGCACCTATCAGGATTTGGTGGCGGCGACACTGCCCTATGGCCTGTCGCCGCTGGTAGTCCCGCAGCTCAAGACCATTACGCTCGGAGGCGCGGTCAGCGGCCTGGGTATCGAATCGGCGTCGTTCCGCAACGGTTTGCCACACGAATCGGTGCTGGAGATGGATATCCTCACCGGCGCTGGCGAACTGCTCACCACCTCGCGCGATCAGCATTGTGATCTGTTCCGCGCCTTTCCCAATTCCTATGGGACACTGGGCTATTCAACGAGGCTTCGAATCGAACTGGAACCCGTCCCGCCGTTTGTTGCGTTGCGGCACATCAGATTTCATTCGCTGCCCGAGCTGGTCGCAGCCGCCGAACGCATCATCGACACCGGCGGGCAGGGCGGCACTCCGGTCGACTACCTCGACGGGGTGGTGTTCGGACCCGACGAGAGCTATCTGTGCGTGGGTAGACGCACCACCACCCCGGGACCGGTCAGCGACTACACCGGCAAGAAGATCTACTACCAGTCGATGCAGCACGACGGCGCCGGCACAGACGGCTCCAAGGACGACCGGCTGACGATCCACGATTACTTCTGGCGCTGGGACACGGATTGGTTCTGGTGCTCTCGCGCATTCGGTGTGCAGAACCCGCGGCTGCGCCGCTGGTGGCCGCGCCGCTACCAGCGTAGCAGCGTCTACTCGAAGCTCGTCGCCGCGGATCGCCGCTTCGGCGTGTCCGACCGGCTCGAAACCCGCAAGGGACGGCCCGCGCGAGAGCGGGTGGTCCAGGACGTCGAGGTGCCGATCGGGCAGTGCTGCGAATTCCTGGAGTGGTTTCTGGACAACGTGCCGATCACCCCGATCTGGTTGTGCCCGTTGCGACTTCGCGATCACGAGGGGTGGCCGCTGTATCCCATACCTGCGGACCACAGCTACGTCAACATCGGGTTTTGGTCTTCGGTGCCCGCCGTTGGGGGCCCGGGAATCACCAACCGCGCGATCGAGGCGAAGGTCAGCGAGCTCGACGGGCACAAGTCGCTGTACTCCGACTCCTATTACAGTCGTGAGGAATTCGACCAGCTGTACGGCGGCGAGGCCTACAAGACGGTCAAGAAATCCTACGATCCCGATTCTCGTCTGCTCGATCTCTATGCAAAGGCGGTGCAACGGCGATGA
- a CDS encoding SRPBCC family protein produces MAQVSAASTILITVAPEATLAAVADYQNVRPKILSPHYSEYQVVTGGQGQGTVAKWKLQATKSRSRNVQATVDVAGHSVIEKDANSSMVTTWTVAPAGPGSSVTVKTSWTGAGGVKGFFEKTFAPLGLKKIQGEVLANLKKELEG; encoded by the coding sequence ATGGCACAGGTCAGCGCAGCCAGCACCATCTTGATCACCGTCGCGCCCGAGGCCACGCTCGCCGCGGTGGCGGACTACCAGAACGTGCGCCCGAAGATCCTGTCCCCGCACTACAGCGAATACCAGGTCGTGACGGGTGGCCAGGGCCAGGGCACCGTCGCCAAGTGGAAGCTGCAGGCCACCAAATCACGCAGCCGCAACGTGCAAGCCACCGTCGACGTCGCCGGGCACAGCGTCATCGAGAAGGACGCGAACTCGTCGATGGTCACCACTTGGACGGTGGCGCCGGCCGGTCCCGGATCCAGCGTGACCGTCAAAACCAGCTGGACGGGCGCGGGCGGCGTCAAGGGCTTTTTCGAGAAGACGTTTGCACCCTTGGGGTTGAAGAAGATTCAGGGTGAGGTGCTGGCCAACCTGAAGAAGGAACTCGAAGGCTAG